One genomic segment of Candidatus Cybelea sp. includes these proteins:
- a CDS encoding MBL fold metallo-hydrolase, producing the protein MVTLVSAPNPSPMTLSGTNSYLLDCGEDTALVIDPGPPLQRHVDALLEAAAARNATIRHIVLTHGHPDHSAGTAKLAAMTGAVIHAHAACRVAHDVDLPLEGELSVNSLRLRTIDAPGHTFDHAIFYLASERALFTGDTILGEGTTVVAPPGGAMRPYMKTLARLADEFAGARTIYGGHGPVVDDAPAKIAEYIAHRKMREEQIVAALGVGARTIPDLVRAIYSQQRVALWPAMARQVLAHLLALEEEGRVTSTPVRRALRPEESEMLNPNLEEIVGPEEAALLEAELGTQMRLESLDEYRLAEGGS; encoded by the coding sequence ATGGTAACGCTCGTCAGCGCTCCCAATCCGTCGCCGATGACGCTCTCGGGTACCAACTCGTATTTGCTCGACTGCGGCGAAGACACGGCGCTGGTTATCGATCCGGGGCCGCCGCTGCAACGGCACGTCGATGCCCTGCTCGAAGCCGCCGCCGCGCGCAACGCGACGATTCGCCACATCGTCTTGACGCACGGTCACCCCGACCACTCGGCCGGCACCGCGAAACTCGCGGCGATGACGGGCGCGGTGATTCACGCCCATGCCGCGTGTCGAGTCGCCCATGACGTCGACCTCCCGCTCGAAGGCGAGCTCTCGGTCAACTCGCTGCGGCTGCGTACGATCGACGCACCCGGGCACACCTTCGATCACGCGATCTTCTATCTCGCCTCGGAACGCGCACTCTTTACCGGCGATACGATTCTCGGCGAAGGAACGACCGTCGTCGCTCCCCCGGGCGGGGCGATGCGCCCCTATATGAAGACACTGGCGAGGCTGGCAGACGAGTTTGCCGGCGCGCGTACGATCTACGGGGGCCACGGACCGGTCGTAGACGACGCCCCGGCAAAGATCGCCGAGTACATCGCGCACCGGAAGATGCGCGAGGAACAGATCGTCGCCGCGCTGGGGGTTGGAGCGCGCACGATTCCGGATCTCGTCCGCGCGATCTACTCGCAGCAGCGGGTCGCGCTTTGGCCGGCGATGGCGCGCCAGGTCCTCGCGCACCTTCTCGCGCTCGAAGAGGAGGGTCGCGTCACGTCTACGCCCGTACGCCGCGCGCTGCGTCCCGAAGAGTCCGAGATGCTCAATCCGAATCTCGAAGAGATCGTCGGCCCCGAGGAGGCGGCGCTTCTCGAAGCCGAGCTGGGCACGCAAATGCGTCTGGAGTCGCTCGATGAATACCGGCTCGCCGAAGGGGGCTCCTGA
- a CDS encoding NAD(P)-dependent alcohol dehydrogenase — MTRMRAVRLHEISGPQGLRLDEVALPVPAPGEVLVRVRAAAFNRRDVFITQGLYPKIALPVILGADGAGELVETGEEVVIDPMLAWGNDPRVWDPETANILGMPHDGTFAGYVAVPKANVYPKPANLSMEEAAAIPLAGLTAYRALFKRGALTRGETVLIPGVGGGVQTFVLLFAKHAGARTIVTSSSDAKLERAKALGADLCLNYRTDSDWRKALRAGPIDLVVDSTGGETLRVALEAVRPGGRIVIYGGTNGEASIKLFPLFWKHVTILGTSMGSPQDFEAMLDLFAAGLRPVVDCVFPLGDAPAAAQHLLDSNQFGKVVLNVDG; from the coding sequence ATGACGAGGATGCGGGCCGTGCGGCTGCACGAGATCTCGGGGCCGCAGGGCCTGCGTCTCGACGAAGTTGCGCTGCCGGTGCCGGCGCCCGGTGAGGTACTCGTTCGAGTTCGGGCGGCGGCGTTCAATCGCCGTGACGTCTTCATCACGCAGGGTCTTTACCCGAAGATTGCGTTACCCGTGATCCTCGGAGCGGACGGTGCCGGCGAGCTCGTTGAAACCGGCGAGGAGGTGGTCATCGATCCGATGCTGGCGTGGGGAAATGACCCACGCGTCTGGGATCCCGAGACGGCAAACATCTTGGGCATGCCCCACGACGGAACGTTCGCGGGTTACGTTGCCGTACCGAAAGCCAACGTCTACCCCAAGCCGGCGAACCTCTCTATGGAGGAGGCCGCGGCGATTCCGCTCGCGGGTTTGACGGCCTATCGCGCGCTCTTCAAGCGCGGCGCCTTAACGCGCGGCGAAACCGTACTGATACCCGGCGTCGGCGGCGGCGTCCAGACCTTCGTACTGCTCTTTGCCAAGCACGCCGGTGCGCGCACGATCGTTACGTCGAGCAGCGACGCAAAGCTCGAACGAGCGAAGGCGCTCGGCGCCGATCTCTGCCTCAACTACCGCACCGATTCCGACTGGCGGAAGGCGCTTCGCGCCGGCCCGATCGATCTGGTCGTCGACTCGACCGGAGGGGAGACGCTGCGCGTGGCGCTCGAGGCCGTGCGGCCCGGAGGACGCATCGTTATCTACGGAGGAACCAACGGCGAAGCGAGCATCAAACTCTTCCCGCTCTTTTGGAAGCACGTAACGATCCTCGGTACGTCGATGGGAAGTCCCCAGGATTTTGAAGCTATGCTCGATCTCTTCGCGGCGGGTCTGCGTCCCGTCGTCGACTGCGTCTTTCCGCTCGGGGATGCGCCGGCCGCGGCGCAGCACTTGCTCGACTCCAATCAGTTCGGCAAAGTCGTACTAAACGTCGACGGCTGA
- a CDS encoding BolA/IbaG family iron-sulfur metabolism protein produces the protein MIDYDALAGLIVARLPDAQVNIEDRTGTMDHFNVTVRSQAFRDQSKLDQHRLVLSALRAALDDGRIHAVELKTIVDES, from the coding sequence GTGATCGACTACGACGCGTTGGCGGGCCTCATCGTCGCGCGGCTTCCCGACGCGCAGGTCAACATCGAGGATCGAACCGGAACGATGGACCATTTCAACGTCACCGTACGCTCGCAGGCCTTTCGCGATCAGTCGAAGCTCGACCAGCACCGGCTCGTGCTATCCGCGCTGCGGGCGGCGCTCGACGACGGGCGCATTCATGCAGTCGAACTCAAGACCATCGTTGACGAAAGTTAA